One stretch of Aquimarina sp. Aq107 DNA includes these proteins:
- a CDS encoding leucine-rich repeat domain-containing protein, with translation MSEVLKKIENVKKNKSSLLNLSGMSLKKIPAEVFELNFLTNLNLRNNNISEIPDGISKLSNLKVAYFDSNKIEFVSKELYNLEQLTVLDLGSNKIKEIPNEIGHLKNLTKLLISRNDLNTIAKPIGYLNKLKIFDLRNNTLQKIPKEFGELINLNRLDLSKNELSNFEINCDRLNQLEWLNLKSNKISEVSTTIGRLSNLTKLDLGDNKLFKTPLNLEQLKKLEQLNLSENSISSLELDIKKMKSLNEVKIFLNSDIQIQNGLVKKLIKRKSWSNSQFKLIVDNEQAEKLAKFKDHFKSGAIGVIDFANKKIPLGHYKQIGPDIVEKYELKDPMRERIREKITGHNNGYS, from the coding sequence ATGAGTGAAGTATTAAAAAAAATAGAGAATGTAAAAAAAAACAAGTCTTCTTTATTAAACTTGTCCGGAATGAGTTTGAAAAAAATTCCTGCAGAAGTTTTTGAACTTAATTTTCTTACCAACCTTAATCTAAGGAATAATAATATTTCCGAAATACCTGATGGAATTTCAAAACTTTCGAATTTAAAAGTTGCATATTTTGATTCGAATAAAATTGAATTCGTTTCTAAAGAACTTTACAATCTAGAGCAACTAACTGTTTTAGATTTGGGAAGTAACAAAATAAAAGAAATACCAAACGAGATAGGTCACTTAAAAAATCTGACAAAACTGCTTATCTCAAGAAATGATTTAAATACTATTGCTAAACCTATTGGATACTTAAATAAGTTAAAAATATTTGATTTAAGAAATAACACTCTTCAAAAAATCCCTAAAGAATTTGGAGAATTAATTAACTTAAATCGACTTGATTTATCTAAAAATGAACTATCAAATTTCGAAATTAATTGTGATAGGTTAAATCAACTCGAATGGTTAAACCTTAAGTCTAATAAAATATCAGAAGTTTCAACAACGATTGGTAGACTTAGCAATTTAACAAAGTTAGATTTAGGTGACAATAAATTATTTAAAACACCTTTAAACCTTGAACAACTAAAGAAATTAGAACAATTAAACCTTTCTGAAAACTCAATTTCTTCCTTAGAGCTGGATATCAAAAAAATGAAAAGCTTGAATGAAGTGAAAATATTTCTCAATTCTGATATCCAAATTCAAAATGGATTGGTAAAAAAACTGATTAAAAGAAAATCTTGGTCGAACAGTCAATTTAAATTAATAGTCGATAATGAACAAGCAGAAAAATTAGCGAAATTTAAAGACCATTTCAAGTCTGGAGCGATTGGAGTAATTGATTTTGCGAATAAAAAAATTCCACTCGGCCATTACAAACAAATTGGACCTGATATAGTGGAGAAATATGAACTAAAAGACCCAATGAGAGAAAGAATACGTGAAAAAATCACTGGGCATAACAATGGCTATAGTTAA
- a CDS encoding S41 family peptidase, translating to MRTKTTLFSILLILILLIGCKPNNEKNNSIEGIWKSIGYGKILKIDTNSYEYFDTTDISCLPAKEGDISEVKNTMQISNDTLTVKRGFSKYRYVRVNEFPEICQQNLKDKKDITYNFEVFANTFENHYAYLDLNNVNWDSLYKNSKNKINSKSTELDLYLVMEDMIESLKDNHGSIEPTDEIYELAENQIQSEIEDVETEELKEYGDFEIAGIVADYYLKEDLTKDSWLIKWGNMENNVGYIQIKTMFLYADLSLNESLVKENGFVSTYMDAFDSLDFEKQISKEVAGISKLMDTIMEDLKKTRHIIIDVRFNGGGQDVVALEILRRFNIDRKQIAVKKARHNNHYTKNTPIYLESAKNPYTKPVYLLTSQQSASATDMMALSSMELNNLKRIGSHTNGAISDALQKTLPNGWFFSVSNEIYTDKNNKIYENIGVPVHYELNYPDDRQTFFRSVANDLEKDKKNILNAINELQNE from the coding sequence ATGCGAACTAAAACTACTCTTTTCTCTATTCTACTAATTTTAATTTTGTTAATTGGTTGCAAACCGAATAACGAGAAAAACAACTCAATCGAAGGAATTTGGAAATCCATAGGATATGGAAAAATTCTTAAAATAGATACTAATTCTTATGAATATTTTGACACAACGGATATCTCTTGCTTGCCTGCAAAAGAAGGCGATATTTCAGAAGTCAAAAATACAATGCAAATTTCAAATGATACACTTACCGTAAAACGTGGATTTAGCAAATATCGCTATGTAAGAGTAAACGAGTTTCCAGAAATATGTCAGCAAAATTTAAAAGACAAAAAAGACATCACATATAATTTCGAAGTTTTTGCTAATACCTTCGAAAATCATTATGCTTATTTAGACCTCAATAATGTTAATTGGGACAGTCTCTACAAAAATTCTAAAAATAAAATTAACTCAAAAAGTACGGAACTTGATTTGTATTTAGTGATGGAAGACATGATTGAAAGTTTGAAAGACAACCACGGTTCGATAGAACCAACGGATGAAATTTACGAATTGGCAGAAAACCAAATTCAGTCAGAAATAGAAGACGTAGAAACGGAAGAGTTGAAAGAATATGGCGATTTTGAGATTGCTGGAATTGTTGCAGATTATTATCTTAAAGAGGATTTGACAAAAGATTCGTGGCTTATAAAATGGGGAAATATGGAAAATAATGTTGGTTATATCCAAATCAAAACAATGTTTCTATACGCAGATTTGAGCTTAAATGAAAGCCTTGTTAAAGAAAATGGATTTGTTTCAACATATATGGACGCATTTGACAGTTTAGATTTCGAAAAGCAAATTTCAAAAGAAGTAGCTGGAATAAGCAAGTTAATGGATACAATAATGGAAGACCTCAAAAAAACAAGACACATTATTATCGATGTCCGTTTTAATGGTGGTGGTCAAGATGTAGTGGCTTTAGAAATTTTGAGAAGATTTAACATTGATAGAAAACAAATCGCTGTGAAAAAAGCAAGACACAATAATCACTACACAAAAAATACACCTATTTATTTAGAGTCTGCCAAAAACCCTTATACAAAACCAGTTTATCTATTAACTTCCCAACAATCTGCAAGTGCAACCGATATGATGGCTTTAAGTTCAATGGAGTTAAATAATTTAAAACGTATTGGCTCACATACAAATGGAGCAATTTCAGATGCTTTACAAAAGACTTTACCAAACGGATGGTTTTTTTCAGTCTCAAACGAAATTTACACAGATAAAAACAATAAAATTTACGAAAATATTGGAGTTCCTGTTCATTACGAATTGAATTATCCCGATGATAGACAAACATTTTTTAGAAGCGTTGCTAACGACTTAGAGAAAGATAAAAAGAATATTCTAAATGCGATTAACGAGCTACAAAACGAGTAA
- the ltrA gene encoding group II intron reverse transcriptase/maturase has product MREQVWQAFKKVKSNGGTYGVDKLSIKEVSTQPRKYLYPVWNRLASGSYFPKAVREVSIPKEEGKTRKLGIPTVQDRTAQMVIREELEQDVDHLFSSSSYGYRPNKSAHQAIVQCRKHCMELDWAIDLDIKSFFDEIDHVLMLNALRHFTKKKHIHLYVKRWLEAPVVKKDGTIHPRTKGTPQGGVISPLLANIFLHVVFDSWMEKHHPEVKFERYADDIIIHCKNFKQAMRTLEAVKHRLFQCKLEIKDGKSNIVYCKRNQKKHPPFAVHYVTFDFLGFTFKPRMVKGYFGHFHLGFTPSISRKRQKRINQTLFKMKLHRMVHLCLSDLAGIIAAKVRGWIHYYGKVRMSELHYVFRFLNMRLAKWVRNKYRRFRRKHWFASYKWLQETAKQYPTMFVHWQYGFMP; this is encoded by the coding sequence TTGCGCGAACAAGTTTGGCAGGCCTTTAAAAAGGTGAAAAGTAACGGCGGTACTTATGGCGTAGATAAATTATCTATAAAAGAGGTATCCACACAGCCGAGGAAATACCTATATCCTGTATGGAATCGATTAGCTAGTGGTAGTTATTTTCCAAAAGCGGTTCGTGAAGTTAGTATTCCCAAAGAGGAAGGTAAAACAAGAAAACTGGGCATCCCTACGGTACAAGACCGAACAGCTCAAATGGTAATTCGAGAAGAATTAGAACAAGATGTAGATCATTTGTTTAGTAGTTCTTCATATGGTTATCGACCCAATAAATCGGCACATCAAGCTATTGTACAATGTAGAAAGCACTGTATGGAACTAGATTGGGCAATCGATTTGGACATCAAGAGTTTCTTTGATGAGATCGACCACGTTTTAATGCTTAACGCATTAAGACATTTTACCAAAAAGAAGCACATTCACTTGTATGTAAAACGTTGGTTAGAAGCTCCAGTTGTAAAGAAAGATGGTACAATCCATCCACGTACTAAAGGCACACCACAAGGAGGCGTTATTAGTCCATTATTGGCAAATATCTTTTTGCACGTAGTTTTTGATAGTTGGATGGAGAAGCATCATCCCGAAGTAAAGTTTGAGCGTTATGCCGATGATATTATTATTCATTGTAAAAACTTCAAACAAGCGATGCGTACCTTGGAAGCAGTAAAACATCGTTTATTTCAATGTAAATTGGAGATAAAAGATGGGAAGAGCAATATTGTTTATTGCAAACGCAACCAAAAGAAGCATCCTCCATTTGCGGTTCATTATGTAACATTCGATTTTTTAGGATTTACATTCAAACCCCGAATGGTTAAGGGTTACTTCGGGCATTTTCATTTAGGTTTTACCCCCTCAATTAGTCGTAAGAGACAGAAGCGGATCAATCAAACTTTATTCAAGATGAAACTACATCGTATGGTTCACTTATGCCTGTCAGATTTGGCAGGCATTATAGCAGCCAAAGTACGAGGGTGGATTCATTATTATGGAAAAGTTCGGATGAGTGAATTACATTATGTATTCCGTTTTCTGAATATGCGACTGGCAAAATGGGTACGTAACAAATATCGGAGATTTAGGCGTAAACATTGGTTTGCAAGTTACAAATGGTTACAGGAAACTGCGAAGCAGTATCCTACAATGTTTGTACATTGGCAATACGGTTTTATGCCTTGA
- a CDS encoding DUF1963 domain-containing protein: MSFWKKIFGKNKEKNVNKTESHFDKYKRELNDLNLKSTSDLETLVKPLIKQTTKLEISPASRPPENSQMNSHFGGNPYFEKGEKWPVTKKGKHLDFIFQVFNKLESQLPDNIELIQFYYDWDEFPWDTSDDGWLVKIYKNIEPKNIEFINKPSDLEKSKYCEITFKPSSSLPDWEGIDLHCYNATKLSCVLNEDEPWDNYRQIVKKLIEKQDYQSQLGGYPKWVQGESTPKNSNGEPMELLFQIDSEENADLMWGDSGLIYVFYDKKSEKIEFSLQCY; the protein is encoded by the coding sequence ATGAGTTTTTGGAAGAAAATATTTGGAAAAAACAAAGAGAAAAATGTTAATAAAACTGAATCCCATTTTGATAAATATAAACGTGAATTGAATGACCTAAATTTGAAATCAACTTCAGATTTAGAAACTTTGGTTAAGCCTTTAATTAAACAAACAACTAAACTTGAAATTTCTCCAGCTTCAAGACCTCCCGAAAATTCACAAATGAATTCTCATTTTGGAGGTAACCCATATTTTGAAAAAGGAGAAAAATGGCCAGTAACTAAAAAAGGCAAACACTTAGATTTTATTTTTCAAGTATTTAACAAACTCGAATCTCAATTACCTGATAATATTGAGCTAATTCAATTTTATTATGATTGGGATGAATTTCCTTGGGACACTTCTGATGATGGGTGGTTAGTTAAAATCTATAAAAATATTGAACCAAAAAATATCGAATTTATCAATAAACCAAGTGATTTAGAAAAATCAAAATATTGTGAAATAACATTTAAACCTTCAAGTTCATTACCTGATTGGGAAGGAATTGATTTACATTGCTATAATGCAACTAAACTATCTTGTGTTTTAAACGAAGATGAACCTTGGGATAATTATAGACAGATTGTAAAAAAGCTTATCGAAAAACAAGATTACCAAAGCCAACTCGGTGGATACCCTAAATGGGTTCAAGGAGAATCTACACCAAAAAACAGTAATGGAGAACCGATGGAACTTTTATTCCAAATTGATTCAGAAGAAAATGCCGATTTGATGTGGGGAGATAGTGGTTTAATTTATGTTTTTTATGATAAAAAATCAGAGAAAATAGAATTTAGCTTACAATGTTATTGA
- a CDS encoding AraC family transcriptional regulator, whose product MVQDYKTIDLFGKLLFETIILKPPYKKPNLMPNEACFLYILKGEYDSISETERLRIEAEESLLMKCGNYTCNMHPSKVSDTYQALAVHFYPDILMKIYENNLPDFLTQKIPLDIGMSKLNNDILIRKYIEGILFYFQNPKLVTEEILILKLKEIILLLNQTKNAPAIRSILSNLFSPNSHSFREIVKAHYYENITLDELAILNNQSLSTFKREFKKLYNASPAAYLRERKLEKSEKLLVSTDLRTTDIAYECGFTNVSHFSKTFKNKHGISPTIFRLTHLDKSLN is encoded by the coding sequence ATGGTACAAGACTATAAAACTATAGACTTATTTGGGAAGTTACTATTTGAAACAATTATTTTAAAGCCACCTTACAAAAAGCCTAATTTGATGCCCAATGAGGCTTGCTTTTTGTATATACTTAAAGGTGAGTACGATTCAATTTCTGAAACTGAACGACTTCGAATTGAAGCCGAAGAATCACTTTTAATGAAATGTGGAAACTACACTTGCAATATGCATCCATCAAAGGTTTCAGACACCTATCAAGCGCTTGCTGTACATTTTTACCCTGACATTTTGATGAAAATCTATGAAAACAATCTTCCCGATTTTCTTACACAAAAAATACCTTTAGATATTGGAATGTCTAAACTTAACAACGATATTCTAATTCGGAAATATATTGAAGGCATATTGTTTTATTTTCAAAACCCAAAATTAGTAACAGAAGAAATCCTGATTTTAAAACTAAAGGAAATTATTCTGTTGTTAAATCAGACTAAAAATGCTCCTGCAATACGTTCTATACTTTCAAATTTGTTTAGCCCAAATTCGCATTCATTTAGAGAAATTGTCAAAGCTCATTACTATGAAAATATTACATTAGATGAATTAGCTATCTTAAATAATCAAAGTTTATCTACTTTTAAAAGAGAATTTAAGAAGCTATACAACGCATCCCCAGCTGCTTATTTGCGTGAAAGAAAACTAGAAAAATCTGAAAAACTACTTGTTTCTACAGATTTAAGAACTACAGATATAGCATATGAATGTGGATTTACAAATGTTTCTCATTTTTCAAAGACATTTAAAAATAAACACGGAATTTCTCCAACAATATTCAGGTTGACTCATTTAGACAAATCTTTGAACTAA
- the ccoS gene encoding cbb3-type cytochrome oxidase assembly protein CcoS has translation MGVIYVLLTISIVVALVFFVAFILSVRKGQYDDTYTPAIRMLFDDEVITESKEKSSVTTNNN, from the coding sequence ATGGGTGTTATATATGTTTTATTAACCATTAGTATCGTTGTTGCCCTCGTATTTTTTGTGGCTTTTATTCTTTCTGTAAGAAAAGGACAGTACGATGATACCTATACACCCGCAATCAGAATGCTGTTTGATGATGAGGTGATCACAGAATCCAAAGAAAAATCTTCAGTA
- a CDS encoding SDR family oxidoreductase gives MKTVLITGSSNGFGYLSTLTLARKGYNVWATMRDTHGKNKAKKEELENIALEENIAITVAELDVTSDKSTYDLVDRFLIEEENGLDVLINNAGIMYVGITEAYSIEQAQEQFDTNFFGVIRASKAFLPLLKNSSDGLIINISSLAGRLVFPYFGIYCASKFALEAYSQALKYELKPLGVDVSIIEPGPYPSGLLYSGPKEEDAKTLESYGEMADVPKAMLQNFDQFYKSDASPNPQEIPDAILKVIELQKGDRPIRQAIGIDYNTNELNSKTSSIQENLIKEALQMEHLI, from the coding sequence ATGAAAACAGTACTTATTACAGGATCTAGCAATGGATTTGGTTATTTATCAACATTAACATTGGCCAGAAAAGGTTATAACGTTTGGGCAACAATGCGTGATACCCATGGCAAAAACAAAGCGAAAAAAGAAGAGCTTGAAAATATTGCATTAGAAGAAAACATTGCAATTACAGTTGCTGAACTAGATGTGACTAGTGATAAATCTACCTATGATTTGGTAGATAGATTTCTTATTGAAGAAGAAAACGGACTTGATGTTCTAATAAATAATGCAGGTATAATGTATGTTGGTATCACAGAGGCCTATAGTATAGAGCAAGCACAAGAACAATTTGACACAAACTTCTTTGGCGTTATTAGAGCATCAAAAGCATTTCTTCCTCTCTTAAAAAATTCTTCTGATGGACTAATTATAAATATCTCCTCATTAGCTGGACGATTAGTGTTTCCATATTTTGGAATCTATTGCGCAAGTAAATTTGCACTTGAAGCTTATTCACAAGCATTGAAATATGAATTAAAGCCTCTTGGTGTTGATGTTTCGATTATAGAGCCAGGTCCTTATCCATCAGGTCTATTATATAGTGGACCTAAAGAAGAAGATGCAAAAACTCTAGAAAGTTATGGAGAAATGGCTGATGTCCCAAAAGCAATGCTTCAAAACTTTGACCAATTCTATAAAAGTGATGCATCTCCAAATCCACAAGAAATTCCAGATGCTATTTTAAAAGTAATCGAATTGCAAAAAGGAGACAGACCTATTAGGCAAGCGATAGGAATAGATTACAACACAAATGAGTTGAATAGTAAAACTAGCTCAATTCAAGAAAATTTGATAAAAGAGGCTTTACAAATGGAACATTTAATTTAA
- a CDS encoding DUF1330 domain-containing protein yields the protein MKYLKTLTNFALLLSLVLSCTTKAQNSNNNTKKTGKMNAKNQEIVNVALMYIKNEEEARFEEYKKKGGAILEKYGGKIERIIKPKMLAEGKMEMPDEIHFASYPSIEAFNKFNKDPEFIKVRNEYAIPALKDIYVFTSKNTNFESRKEVGDKSKTYGVALIYFNEGEKYEKQFEDYHEEVCEIMPEFGTHFERFIAPFQSKGSLEQPDEIHRFYFDSMEGLQQMGTDERMKALFPKRDASLKNLYFFIGEASL from the coding sequence ATGAAATATTTAAAAACACTAACAAATTTTGCTTTACTATTATCATTAGTATTATCGTGTACTACAAAAGCACAAAACTCAAATAATAACACAAAAAAAACAGGTAAAATGAATGCGAAAAATCAAGAAATAGTAAACGTTGCTTTAATGTATATAAAAAATGAAGAGGAAGCACGTTTTGAAGAATACAAAAAGAAAGGGGGTGCCATTTTAGAAAAATATGGAGGAAAAATTGAACGCATTATCAAGCCAAAAATGTTAGCTGAAGGAAAAATGGAAATGCCAGATGAAATTCACTTCGCCAGCTATCCAAGCATTGAAGCATTTAACAAATTTAATAAAGATCCTGAGTTTATAAAGGTTAGAAATGAATACGCGATTCCTGCACTTAAAGATATTTATGTTTTTACAAGTAAGAATACCAATTTTGAATCTAGAAAAGAGGTTGGTGACAAAAGTAAGACTTATGGTGTTGCACTAATTTATTTTAATGAAGGTGAAAAATATGAAAAGCAATTTGAGGATTACCATGAAGAAGTTTGTGAAATTATGCCAGAATTTGGGACTCACTTTGAACGGTTTATAGCTCCTTTTCAATCAAAAGGAAGTTTAGAACAACCTGATGAAATTCATCGCTTCTATTTTGATTCTATGGAAGGATTACAACAAATGGGAACGGATGAACGAATGAAAGCATTATTTCCAAAAAGAGACGCTTCGTTAAAGAATCTATATTTTTTTATTGGAGAAGCTAGTTTATAA
- a CDS encoding LysE family translocator, translating into MIGIENYLGFIIAGIIMNLTPGADTIYIITRSIAQGKKAGIYSVLGISCGAIIHVILAGLGLSVILANSILAFNIIKWIGAVYLIYLGVKMLLDKSKLFADKQTEFEKLNFWKIFRQGFWTNLLNPKVAIFFLSLLPQFIKPEYVDSSIPFIILGLTFLTTGTIWCLFLAYSASFMTNTLRNNDRIGKIMKKVSGFVFVGLGLQLLLKRN; encoded by the coding sequence ATGATAGGAATTGAAAATTATTTAGGTTTTATTATTGCTGGAATTATTATGAATTTGACGCCTGGAGCAGATACGATTTATATAATCACACGAAGTATTGCTCAAGGTAAAAAAGCTGGAATTTACTCTGTTCTCGGAATTAGTTGTGGAGCAATAATACACGTAATTTTAGCTGGACTTGGACTTTCTGTAATTTTAGCTAATTCAATTCTGGCGTTTAATATTATCAAATGGATTGGAGCAGTTTATTTGATTTATTTAGGTGTCAAAATGTTATTAGACAAATCAAAATTATTCGCTGACAAACAAACCGAATTTGAAAAACTGAATTTTTGGAAAATATTCCGACAAGGATTTTGGACAAATTTGCTAAATCCTAAAGTGGCGATTTTCTTTTTATCATTATTACCGCAGTTTATAAAACCTGAATATGTGGATAGTTCAATACCATTTATAATTCTTGGTTTGACATTCTTGACAACTGGAACAATTTGGTGTTTATTTTTAGCTTATTCAGCGTCATTTATGACTAATACATTGCGGAATAATGACCGAATTGGAAAAATAATGAAGAAAGTGAGCGGATTTGTATTTGTTGGTTTAGGTCTTCAATTATTGCTCAAACGAAATTGA
- a CDS encoding MBL fold metallo-hydrolase, which translates to MSFTYIYILTLLFSCNMKNEPVYTQLKPNIYEINNQYFYSEKVHTYLIVLEDKVLLFDIPTYSKEIKDFITSFEKPAYAIISHGSCGISDGTEWQREIGLKVYAHKADTNHPWLRMKPDVFFTEMPEFGKNIEVIHTPGHSPGAVCVLEKSSKSLFTGDTFYGNKNGEIRDFSKENPADYENLSDRIESCKKLLNYDFEDVYPFHYEIIDKDGKEKLMEYLKDK; encoded by the coding sequence ATGTCTTTTACATATATCTATATTTTGACTTTACTGTTTTCGTGTAACATGAAAAATGAACCTGTTTATACTCAATTAAAGCCGAATATCTATGAGATAAACAACCAATATTTCTATAGCGAAAAAGTTCACACATATCTAATTGTATTGGAAGATAAAGTACTTCTATTTGACATTCCGACCTATTCAAAAGAAATCAAAGATTTTATAACTTCCTTCGAGAAACCCGCTTATGCAATAATTTCTCACGGTTCGTGTGGAATTTCGGATGGAACAGAATGGCAGAGAGAAATTGGTCTTAAAGTCTATGCTCATAAAGCCGACACGAATCACCCTTGGTTAAGAATGAAACCTGATGTCTTCTTTACAGAAATGCCTGAATTTGGAAAAAATATCGAAGTAATTCACACGCCTGGGCATAGTCCAGGAGCAGTTTGCGTATTAGAGAAATCATCAAAATCTTTATTTACTGGAGACACTTTCTATGGCAACAAGAATGGTGAGATTAGAGACTTTAGCAAAGAAAATCCTGCTGATTATGAAAACCTATCGGACAGAATTGAAAGTTGTAAAAAACTATTGAACTATGATTTTGAAGATGTTTATCCATTTCATTATGAAATAATAGATAAAGATGGAAAAGAAAAATTAATGGAATACTTGAAAGATAAATAA
- a CDS encoding SRPBCC family protein, translating into MNDLKNSKVECQMMIRKSVSEVFQAFVDPRITTKFWFTKSSGKLEKGRTVTWEWEMYGIAEEIKVIEVVPNKKITIEWDNPSTTVDFEFSELSKETTYVVIKNYGFHQIGNDLIEAIKNNTGGFTTVLDGLKAYLEYGIELDLVKDKFPKIQKK; encoded by the coding sequence ATGAATGATTTAAAAAACTCAAAGGTAGAATGTCAAATGATGATAAGAAAGTCTGTTTCAGAAGTATTTCAAGCATTTGTTGACCCTAGAATTACAACCAAGTTTTGGTTCACAAAATCAAGTGGAAAACTTGAAAAAGGGAGAACTGTAACTTGGGAATGGGAAATGTATGGTATTGCTGAGGAAATAAAAGTAATTGAAGTTGTGCCTAATAAGAAAATAACTATTGAATGGGACAATCCCTCGACAACAGTGGATTTTGAATTTTCAGAATTATCTAAAGAAACTACTTACGTTGTAATAAAAAATTATGGCTTTCATCAAATCGGAAATGATTTAATTGAAGCAATTAAAAATAATACTGGTGGTTTTACAACTGTATTAGACGGATTAAAAGCTTACCTTGAATATGGAATCGAACTAGATTTAGTGAAAGACAAATTTCCTAAAATCCAAAAGAAATAA
- a CDS encoding serine hydrolase, with product MKQIINITLCFFFLSAIGQQTDKIDRRINNFMNKWQIPGLSVTIINNGKLVYAKGFGYTNIKSKKEVFPNHMFRIGSISKPITAITIFKLIEEDKLSLSDKVFGNNGILNDSLYSKILDKRVLDIDVKQLLEHSAGWDRNKSFDPVFENKRISDSLKLDKSPTSKDIIKYMLQNHYLDTAPGSTFAYSNFGYCILGRIIEKLTGLNYEDAVKNKVLIPLEMFDTKIGDSKKSNENESMYYSEDDYIVNSAFYPFQEKVKPEYGGFDLSILDSCGGWISSAIDLAKLICAIDGFTNRADIISEQSLKNMSTVFKNSNYAKGWMVNHKKNWWHTGSIPGTYAMISKMNDGNGWVILMNKRILENKKFYKDVDQLIFKPMKGMDLSELTNLFDKY from the coding sequence ATGAAGCAAATAATAAATATAACCCTATGTTTCTTTTTTTTAAGTGCAATAGGGCAACAAACAGATAAAATAGACAGGAGAATTAATAATTTCATGAATAAATGGCAGATACCTGGGCTATCTGTTACAATTATAAACAATGGTAAGCTAGTCTATGCAAAAGGTTTTGGATATACTAATATTAAGTCAAAAAAAGAAGTCTTCCCTAATCATATGTTTAGAATTGGAAGTATTTCAAAACCTATAACGGCGATAACCATTTTTAAATTAATCGAAGAAGATAAACTAAGTCTTTCAGACAAAGTTTTTGGAAACAACGGAATTTTGAATGATTCCTTGTACTCAAAAATACTAGATAAAAGAGTTTTAGATATAGATGTAAAACAACTATTAGAGCATTCTGCCGGGTGGGATAGAAATAAAAGTTTTGACCCAGTGTTCGAGAATAAACGTATTTCTGATTCTTTAAAATTAGATAAATCACCTACCTCAAAGGATATTATCAAATATATGCTACAAAATCATTATCTGGATACTGCCCCTGGTTCTACATTTGCTTATTCAAATTTTGGATATTGTATTTTAGGTAGAATAATTGAAAAATTGACAGGCCTTAATTATGAAGATGCTGTAAAAAACAAAGTTCTTATTCCTTTAGAAATGTTTGACACTAAGATAGGTGATTCCAAAAAATCTAATGAAAACGAGTCAATGTATTATAGCGAAGATGATTATATTGTTAACTCTGCTTTTTATCCCTTTCAAGAAAAAGTTAAACCTGAATACGGAGGCTTTGATCTATCCATATTGGATTCTTGTGGAGGGTGGATTTCTTCAGCTATTGATTTAGCAAAATTAATTTGTGCAATAGATGGTTTCACAAATAGGGCTGATATTATTTCTGAACAATCTTTAAAGAACATGTCAACAGTATTTAAAAATTCTAATTATGCTAAAGGCTGGATGGTAAATCATAAAAAGAATTGGTGGCATACAGGATCTATTCCTGGTACATATGCTATGATATCTAAAATGAATGATGGGAATGGATGGGTGATACTGATGAATAAACGTATACTCGAAAATAAAAAATTCTACAAAGACGTTGACCAACTAATATTTAAACCTATGAAAGGAATGGATTTATCAGAACTAACTAATCTTTTCGATAAATACTAA